One genomic segment of Vulpes lagopus strain Blue_001 chromosome 9, ASM1834538v1, whole genome shotgun sequence includes these proteins:
- the LOC121498919 gene encoding 40S ribosomal protein S4-like, translating to MAHSPKKYLKRVAAPKHWMLDKLTGVFAPRPSTGPHKLRECLPLIIFLRNRLKYTLTGGEVKKICMQHFIKIDGKVRTDTTYPAGFMDVISIDNTGENFRLIYDTKGCFAVHQITPEEANYKLCKVRKIFVGTKGIPHLVTHDALTIRYPDPLIKVNDTIQIDLETGKITDFIKFDTGNLCMVTGGANLGRIGVITNRERHPGSSDVVHVKDANGNSFAT from the coding sequence ATGGCTCATAGTCCCAAGAAGTATCTGAAGCGTGTAGCAGCTCCAAAGCACTGGATGCTGGATAAACTGACTGGTGTGTTTGCCCCTCGCCCATCTACTGGCCCCCATAAGCTGAGAGAATGTCTTCCTCTCATCATTTTCCTAAGGAATAGACTTAAGTATACCCTAACAGGGGGTGAAGTGAAGAAGATCTGTATGCAGCATTTTATTAAGATTGATGGCAAGGTCCGAACTGATACCACCTACCCTGCTGGTTTTATGGATGTCATCAGCATTGACAACACTGGGGAGAATTTCCGTCTAATCTATGACACCAAGGGTTGCTTTGCTGTTCATCAGATTACACCTGAGGAGGCCAACTATAAGTTGTGCAAAGTGAGAAAGATCTTTGTGGGAACAAAAGGAATCCCTCACCTGGTGACTCATGATGCTCTCACCATCCGCTATCCTGATCCCCTCATCAAAGTGAATGACACCATTCAGATTGATTTGGAGACTGGAAAGATTACGGATTTCATCAAGTTTGATACTGGTAATCTGTGTATGGTGACTGGAGGTGCCAACCTGGGAAGAATTGGTGTGATCACCAACCGAGAGAGACACCCTGGTTCTTCTGATGTAGTTCACGTGAAAGATGCCAATGGCAACAGCTTTGCCACCTGA